In a single window of the Nocardioides sp. L-11A genome:
- a CDS encoding 3-hydroxyacyl-CoA dehydrogenase NAD-binding domain-containing protein: MSTDTATSGTAVRYDRDADGIVTLTLDDPNQSANTMNELYRESMAAAVERLYAEQDDITGVVIASAKKTFFAGGDLKLMVQTTKENAGDVFAQCESIKASLRRLELFPRPVVAAINGAALGGGYEITLATQHRILVNDPKVKVGLPEATLGLLPGGGGVTRAVRKWGLQTALMDVLLQGTQFNPEKALEKGVVDELVATREELVPAAKAWIKANPDAALSPWDAPGYKMPGGTPKSPALAGFLPAFPALLRKQLKGADYPAPRAILSAAVEGASVDFDTASRIESRYLANLVVNQGSKNMIQAFFFDLQAINSGSLRPQGIEPYRAKKAVVLGAGMMGAGIAYVLAKSGVEVVLKDISVEAAEKGKSYSTGLLDKAISRGRSTEEKKAELLGRITATDDPAAAAGADLVVEAVFEDPSLKAKVFAEILPHLAPDAVLCSNTSTLPITELAAGLENAADQKRFIGLHFFSPVDKMPLVEIIAGKETSDEALAKAYDVVLQIRKTPIVVNDSRGFYTSRVIGYMVNEGMAMLAEGVAPYSIERATTSAGYPAPVLQLSDELNLELMAKIAKATADANPDLPVHPGQAVVGKMLEAGRAGRLRGAGFYDYVDGKRGSIWAGLADLFPVAEEQPPIEDIRDRMLFAEALETAKTFEEGVITSAAAANIGSIMGIGFPPNTGGAAQFMTGYENKVTGEIGLNAFLARADELAATYGDRFQATPWLRELAASGKGFPA, translated from the coding sequence TTGAGCACCGACACTGCAACATCTGGGACCGCGGTCCGCTACGACCGCGACGCCGACGGCATCGTCACCCTCACCCTCGATGACCCGAACCAGAGCGCGAACACGATGAACGAGCTCTACCGCGAGTCCATGGCGGCCGCGGTCGAGCGCCTGTACGCCGAGCAGGACGACATCACCGGCGTGGTCATCGCCTCCGCTAAGAAGACCTTCTTCGCGGGCGGCGACCTCAAGCTGATGGTCCAGACCACCAAGGAGAACGCCGGCGACGTCTTCGCCCAGTGCGAGAGCATCAAGGCGTCGCTGCGCCGTCTCGAGCTCTTCCCGAGGCCGGTCGTGGCCGCCATCAACGGTGCCGCGCTCGGCGGCGGCTACGAGATCACCCTCGCCACCCAGCACCGGATCCTGGTCAACGACCCGAAGGTCAAGGTCGGCCTGCCCGAGGCGACCCTGGGCCTGCTGCCCGGTGGCGGCGGCGTCACCCGCGCCGTACGCAAGTGGGGCCTGCAGACCGCGCTGATGGACGTGCTGCTCCAGGGCACCCAGTTCAACCCGGAGAAGGCGCTCGAGAAGGGCGTCGTCGACGAGCTCGTCGCGACCCGCGAGGAGCTGGTCCCGGCAGCCAAGGCGTGGATCAAGGCCAACCCCGACGCGGCCCTGTCGCCGTGGGACGCCCCCGGCTACAAGATGCCCGGCGGCACGCCGAAGTCGCCGGCACTCGCGGGCTTCCTCCCCGCCTTCCCGGCCCTGCTCCGCAAGCAGCTGAAGGGCGCCGACTACCCGGCCCCCCGCGCCATCCTCTCGGCCGCGGTCGAGGGTGCGTCGGTCGACTTCGACACCGCCTCGCGGATCGAGTCGCGCTATCTCGCCAACCTGGTCGTCAACCAGGGCTCGAAGAACATGATCCAGGCGTTCTTCTTCGACCTGCAGGCCATCAACTCCGGCTCGCTGCGTCCGCAGGGCATCGAGCCCTACCGGGCCAAGAAGGCCGTCGTCCTCGGCGCCGGCATGATGGGCGCCGGTATCGCCTACGTGCTGGCCAAGTCGGGAGTCGAGGTCGTCCTCAAGGACATCTCCGTCGAGGCGGCCGAGAAGGGCAAGTCCTACTCCACGGGCCTGCTCGACAAGGCGATCTCGCGGGGACGGTCCACGGAGGAGAAGAAGGCCGAGCTGCTGGGCCGGATCACCGCGACCGACGACCCCGCCGCCGCGGCGGGTGCCGACCTCGTGGTCGAGGCGGTCTTCGAGGACCCCTCGCTCAAGGCCAAGGTGTTCGCCGAGATCCTGCCGCACCTGGCACCCGACGCCGTGCTGTGCTCGAACACCTCGACGCTGCCGATCACCGAGCTGGCCGCGGGCCTGGAGAACGCCGCGGACCAGAAGCGGTTCATCGGCCTGCACTTCTTCAGCCCGGTCGACAAGATGCCGCTGGTCGAGATCATCGCCGGCAAGGAGACCTCCGACGAGGCGCTCGCCAAGGCCTACGACGTCGTGCTGCAGATCCGCAAGACCCCGATCGTGGTCAACGACAGCCGCGGCTTCTACACCTCGCGGGTGATCGGCTACATGGTCAACGAGGGCATGGCGATGCTCGCCGAGGGCGTCGCGCCGTACTCCATCGAGCGGGCCACCACCTCGGCCGGCTACCCGGCGCCGGTGCTACAGCTCTCCGACGAGCTCAACCTCGAGCTGATGGCCAAGATCGCCAAGGCGACGGCCGACGCCAACCCCGACCTGCCGGTGCACCCGGGCCAGGCCGTGGTCGGCAAGATGCTCGAGGCCGGTCGGGCCGGTCGCCTGCGCGGTGCCGGCTTCTACGACTACGTCGACGGCAAGCGCGGCTCGATCTGGGCCGGCCTCGCCGACCTCTTCCCGGTCGCCGAGGAGCAGCCGCCGATCGAGGACATCCGCGACCGGATGCTCTTCGCCGAGGCACTGGAGACCGCGAAGACCTTCGAGGAGGGCGTCATCACCTCGGCGGCCGCCGCCAACATCGGCTCGATCATGGGCATCGGCTTCCCGCCCAACACCGGCGGTGCCGCGCAGTTCATGACCGGCTACGAGAACAAGGTGACCGGCGAGATCGGCCTGAACGCCTTCCTCGCGCGCGCCGACGAGCTCGCCGCGACGTACGGCGACCGCTTCCAGGCCACCCCGTGGCTGCGGGAGCTGGCTGCCTCGGGCAAGGGCTTCCCGGCCTGA
- a CDS encoding LCP family protein encodes MGGRRRVARPGRTVLRVIVASLVALGLLTGLGVVLVYQNWNDNLEHPTVVGKNRPDKKTEALNILVMGTDSRGCEGCKIDGEAGGGLSDTTILFHLSADREFAYGISIPRDTAVMRPACYEADGTEIPAATAYDKWNVAFQVGGPGCTRQQLEQLTGIRVDKFVVVDFNQFKDMVDALDGVEICVPEEIDDTTGNIHLDAGTREADGEEALDYARVRYGVSQGIDPYRTRRQQALIGAMIDKALTRGMLARPDRLARFISAATTELATNFETVAEMAKVAASAQGIDAADIKFITTPWTLDTDKVSGGVEWLPSVEKLWQLVIADRPLTKEFLDQAISADDSPDGSGAASGSASGSPSGSPSGSPSGSPGATPGGTPTPPPSGGLSEDDRAAAGLCS; translated from the coding sequence ATGGGAGGGCGGCGACGCGTGGCGCGGCCGGGGCGGACGGTGCTCCGGGTCATCGTGGCGAGCCTGGTCGCGCTCGGTCTGCTGACCGGCCTGGGCGTCGTGCTCGTCTACCAGAACTGGAACGACAACCTCGAGCACCCGACGGTCGTCGGCAAGAACCGGCCCGACAAGAAGACCGAGGCGCTCAACATCCTGGTGATGGGCACCGACAGCCGTGGCTGCGAGGGATGCAAGATCGACGGCGAGGCCGGCGGCGGCCTGTCCGACACCACCATCCTGTTCCACCTCTCCGCCGACCGGGAGTTCGCCTACGGCATCTCGATCCCGCGCGACACGGCGGTGATGCGACCGGCCTGCTATGAGGCCGACGGCACCGAGATCCCCGCCGCGACGGCGTACGACAAGTGGAACGTCGCCTTCCAGGTCGGCGGACCCGGTTGCACCCGCCAGCAGCTCGAGCAGCTGACCGGGATCCGCGTCGACAAGTTCGTCGTCGTCGACTTCAACCAGTTCAAGGACATGGTCGACGCCCTCGACGGTGTCGAGATCTGCGTCCCGGAGGAGATCGACGACACCACCGGCAACATCCATCTCGACGCCGGGACCCGCGAAGCCGACGGCGAGGAGGCGCTGGACTACGCGCGGGTGCGCTACGGCGTCAGCCAGGGCATCGACCCCTACCGGACCCGGCGCCAGCAGGCCCTCATCGGCGCGATGATCGACAAGGCGCTCACCCGCGGCATGCTCGCCCGCCCGGACCGGCTCGCGCGTTTCATCAGCGCCGCGACCACCGAGCTGGCGACCAACTTCGAGACGGTCGCGGAGATGGCCAAGGTCGCCGCCAGTGCCCAGGGCATCGACGCCGCCGACATCAAATTCATCACGACGCCGTGGACCCTGGACACGGACAAGGTCAGCGGCGGCGTGGAGTGGCTGCCGTCGGTCGAGAAGCTGTGGCAGCTGGTGATCGCCGACCGGCCGCTCACCAAGGAGTTCCTCGACCAGGCGATCAGCGCCGACGACAGCCCGGACGGCAGCGGTGCGGCATCGGGCTCCGCCTCCGGCTCCCCGTCCGGCTCCCCGTCGGGCTCCCCGTCGGGCTCCCCGGGCGCCACCCCCGGCGGTACGCCGACCCCGCCCCCCTCCGGCGGCCTGTCGGAGGACGACCGCGCCGCGGCGGGCCTCTGCAGCTGA
- the rocD gene encoding ornithine--oxo-acid transaminase, translating to MTTTTRATHDPGAADATRRHIELTETYAAHNYHPLPVVLASGEGAWVTDVDGRRYLDCLAGYSALNFGHGNPRLVACAAAQLERLTLTSRAFYNDQLGPFAQALAELTGKDLVLPMNSGAEAVETAIKVSRKWGYRVKGVAPGTARIITMRGNFHGRTTTIVSFSDDDEATVDYGPFTPGFVGVPYGDLDAVAAAIDDATVAVLVEPIQGEGGVVIPPAGFLRALRELCTERGVLLVADEIQSGLARTGRTFACDHEDVVPDVYVLGKALGGGIYPVSAIAADRAVLDVIRPGTHGSTFGGNPLAAAIGHEVVRMLATGEFQERARVLGARLEEGLRGLVGRGLVAVRVRGLWAGVDVDPGLRTGREVCEALMEHGILAKDTHGSTVRFAPPLVCTEADVDLLVSALRAVLADALMSAG from the coding sequence ATGACCACCACCACGCGGGCCACGCACGACCCGGGGGCCGCCGACGCCACGCGCCGCCACATCGAGCTGACCGAGACGTACGCCGCGCACAACTACCACCCGCTCCCGGTGGTCCTCGCCTCCGGCGAGGGTGCCTGGGTGACCGACGTCGACGGACGTCGCTACCTGGACTGCCTCGCGGGCTACTCCGCCCTCAACTTCGGCCACGGCAACCCGCGGCTGGTCGCGTGCGCGGCGGCGCAGCTGGAGCGGCTGACCCTCACCAGCCGGGCGTTCTACAACGATCAGCTCGGGCCGTTCGCGCAGGCCCTGGCCGAGCTGACCGGCAAGGACCTGGTGCTGCCGATGAACTCCGGCGCCGAGGCGGTCGAGACCGCGATCAAGGTCAGCCGGAAGTGGGGCTACCGGGTCAAGGGCGTCGCGCCGGGCACGGCGAGGATCATCACGATGCGGGGCAATTTCCACGGCCGGACCACGACCATCGTCAGCTTCTCCGACGACGACGAGGCGACGGTGGACTACGGCCCGTTCACCCCGGGCTTCGTCGGCGTCCCGTACGGCGACCTCGATGCCGTCGCCGCCGCGATCGACGACGCGACGGTCGCCGTGCTCGTCGAGCCGATCCAGGGCGAGGGTGGCGTCGTGATCCCGCCCGCGGGCTTCCTGCGCGCGCTGCGTGAGCTGTGCACCGAGCGCGGCGTCCTCCTGGTGGCCGACGAGATCCAGTCCGGCCTGGCCCGGACCGGCCGCACCTTCGCGTGCGACCACGAGGACGTCGTCCCCGATGTCTACGTGCTCGGCAAGGCGCTCGGCGGCGGGATCTACCCCGTCTCGGCCATCGCCGCGGACCGCGCGGTGCTCGACGTGATCCGGCCGGGCACCCACGGCTCGACCTTCGGCGGCAACCCCCTCGCCGCGGCGATCGGCCACGAGGTGGTCCGGATGCTCGCGACCGGGGAGTTCCAGGAGCGGGCGCGGGTGCTCGGGGCGCGGCTCGAGGAGGGCCTGCGCGGTCTGGTCGGACGCGGGCTGGTCGCCGTCCGGGTGCGCGGCCTGTGGGCCGGTGTCGACGTCGACCCGGGGCTGCGCACCGGCCGCGAGGTCTGCGAGGCGCTGATGGAGCACGGCATCCTCGCCAAGGACACCCACGGCTCCACCGTGCGCTTCGCACCGCCCCTCGTGTGCACGGAGGCCGACGTCGACCTGCTCGTGAGCGCCCTGCGAGCGGTGCTGGCCGACGCACTAATGTCGGCCGGGTGA
- a CDS encoding SDR family NAD(P)-dependent oxidoreductase: protein MTDQPQQHQRVLITGAASGLGAALARAWEERGADVLRTDRVPAEGIHPLDITSDADWIAVRDHVERSWGGIDVLVNNAGIAGGGRLDVAGIDEWQRLVDINLLGAVRGTATFTPVFKRQGGGRIVNIASLAGLVHPAGMAGYNATKAAVVALTETTGHELAAHGVRAHVVCPSYFRTNLMVAVEGRDAALQTVMTKLVEDSPTSADDIAAAVLAGVDAGSELIVPDDAARAAYQLKLTDRASYDAVMRAQARKLDAVAE from the coding sequence GTGACCGACCAGCCGCAGCAGCACCAGCGTGTCCTGATCACCGGCGCGGCCTCCGGCCTCGGCGCCGCCCTCGCCCGGGCCTGGGAGGAGCGGGGCGCCGACGTGCTCCGCACCGACCGCGTACCGGCCGAGGGGATCCACCCGCTCGACATCACCAGCGACGCCGACTGGATCGCGGTTCGCGACCACGTCGAGCGGAGCTGGGGCGGAATCGACGTCCTCGTCAACAACGCCGGCATCGCCGGCGGCGGGCGGCTCGACGTCGCGGGCATCGACGAGTGGCAGCGGCTGGTCGACATCAACCTCCTCGGGGCGGTCCGCGGCACCGCGACCTTCACCCCGGTGTTCAAGCGCCAGGGGGGCGGCCGGATCGTCAACATCGCCTCACTCGCCGGGCTCGTGCACCCGGCCGGGATGGCCGGCTACAACGCCACCAAGGCCGCGGTCGTCGCGCTCACCGAGACCACCGGCCACGAGCTGGCCGCGCACGGCGTGCGCGCCCACGTCGTGTGCCCGTCGTACTTCCGCACCAACCTGATGGTCGCCGTCGAGGGTCGGGACGCGGCGCTGCAGACCGTGATGACGAAGCTGGTCGAGGACAGCCCCACCAGCGCCGACGACATCGCGGCCGCCGTGCTCGCCGGGGTCGACGCCGGCAGCGAGCTGATCGTGCCCGACGACGCCGCGCGCGCGGCGTACCAGCTGAAGCTGACCGACCGGGCGTCGTACGACGCGGTCATGCGGGCCCAGGCGCGCAAGCTGGACGCGGTGGCCGAGTGA
- a CDS encoding phosphotransferase family protein, with amino-acid sequence MSGVGDESRPVRAEDAFDVAAVETWLDRGPIAEVRQFPGGASNLTYLLRMQDGPDLILRRPPVGTKAKGAHDMGREYRIQAALKPVFDQVPAMAAYCTAEESPIGSELYVMERLDGLIPRRDFGFPVTPEQASALCDAAVDLLVALHAVDVAAVPGLAALAKGEGYVARQLGGWTRRLDDARTDDTGDWSDITGWLEAHRPADVGQRMIHNDFRFDNMVLAPDDPSRIVGLLDWELATVGDPLMDLGCALAYWVEAGDDEFFLLFRRQPTTAPGMWTRRQVVDAYCARTGLELTAAQWSFYEVFGLFRLAVIAQQIWYRYFHGQTTNEAYAAFGPAVGYLEARCRQVIAALTPEEDA; translated from the coding sequence GTGAGCGGAGTGGGCGACGAGTCGCGACCGGTCCGCGCGGAGGACGCCTTCGACGTCGCCGCCGTCGAGACCTGGCTGGACCGTGGCCCGATCGCCGAGGTGCGGCAGTTCCCCGGCGGTGCGTCCAACCTGACCTACCTGCTGCGGATGCAGGACGGCCCGGACCTGATCCTGCGCCGCCCTCCCGTCGGCACCAAGGCGAAGGGCGCCCACGACATGGGTCGCGAGTACCGGATCCAGGCCGCGCTGAAGCCGGTCTTCGACCAGGTGCCGGCGATGGCGGCGTACTGCACGGCCGAGGAGAGCCCGATCGGCAGCGAGCTCTACGTGATGGAGCGGCTCGACGGCCTGATCCCGCGGCGCGACTTCGGCTTCCCCGTCACGCCCGAGCAGGCGTCGGCGCTGTGTGACGCCGCCGTCGACCTGCTGGTCGCACTGCACGCGGTCGACGTCGCCGCCGTGCCGGGCCTGGCCGCGCTCGCCAAGGGCGAGGGGTACGTCGCGCGGCAGCTCGGCGGCTGGACCCGGCGGCTGGACGACGCGCGCACCGACGACACCGGCGACTGGTCCGACATCACCGGCTGGCTCGAGGCGCACCGGCCCGCCGATGTCGGACAGCGGATGATCCACAACGACTTCCGCTTCGACAACATGGTGCTCGCGCCCGACGACCCGAGCCGGATCGTCGGTCTCCTCGACTGGGAGCTCGCCACCGTCGGCGACCCGCTGATGGACCTCGGCTGCGCGCTGGCGTACTGGGTGGAGGCCGGCGACGACGAGTTCTTCCTCCTCTTCCGGCGCCAGCCCACGACCGCCCCGGGCATGTGGACCCGCCGCCAGGTCGTCGACGCCTACTGCGCCCGCACCGGCCTCGAGCTGACCGCCGCGCAATGGAGCTTCTACGAGGTGTTCGGCCTGTTCCGGCTCGCGGTCATCGCCCAGCAGATCTGGTACCGCTACTTCCACGGCCAGACCACCAACGAGGCGTACGCCGCGTTCGGGCCGGCCGTCGGCTATCTCGAGGCGCGCTGCCGGCAGGTCATCGCCGCCCTGACCCCCGAGGAGGACGCCTGA
- a CDS encoding histidine phosphatase family protein: MGVLLLVRHGQASFGADDYDVLSENGWEQGRVLGRWLAKEGPEPLCVVHGGMRRHRETWEAIAEGAGWTGLPGSPRAEVDEDWAEFDHLAVLARFAEATGAVVDHTTDRRAFQEQFEVSTAHWAAAGPGGGYPEPYDDFVGRARAALDAAAARPGPTLVVTSGGVIAALAALLVVPEPGAVGPVWARFNTVIANTSVTRVIVGATGARLLTFNEHPHLPRPLVTYR, translated from the coding sequence ATGGGCGTGCTGCTGCTCGTCCGCCACGGCCAGGCGTCGTTCGGCGCCGACGACTACGACGTGCTCTCCGAGAACGGCTGGGAGCAGGGGCGCGTGCTCGGCCGCTGGCTCGCCAAGGAGGGGCCTGAGCCGCTCTGCGTCGTGCACGGCGGCATGCGCCGCCACCGGGAGACGTGGGAGGCGATCGCGGAGGGTGCCGGCTGGACCGGGCTCCCGGGCTCCCCGCGGGCCGAGGTCGACGAGGACTGGGCCGAGTTCGACCATCTCGCCGTCCTGGCGCGCTTCGCGGAAGCGACCGGAGCAGTCGTCGACCACACCACCGACCGACGCGCCTTCCAGGAGCAGTTCGAGGTCTCGACGGCGCACTGGGCCGCCGCCGGCCCCGGCGGCGGCTACCCCGAGCCGTACGACGACTTCGTCGGCCGGGCCCGCGCCGCGCTCGACGCCGCGGCCGCTCGCCCCGGCCCCACCCTGGTCGTCACGTCGGGTGGCGTGATCGCCGCGCTGGCCGCGCTGCTCGTCGTACCGGAGCCGGGAGCGGTGGGCCCGGTGTGGGCGCGGTTCAACACCGTCATCGCCAACACCTCGGTCACCCGGGTGATCGTCGGCGCCACCGGCGCGCGCCTGCTGACGTTCAACGAGCACCCGCACCTGCCGCGTCCGCTGGTGACCTACCGCTGA